The following proteins are co-located in the Paludisphaera rhizosphaerae genome:
- a CDS encoding CotH kinase family protein, with amino-acid sequence MPTAILRFLAFSAAVVAGGLAYIGSEYKTTDGGLEAAEFQDPPPGPGGFGPPGGPGQFGPPGGPGGFGPGGGGPGGFGPGGGGGPGTFFAGVILEAADADQNNTITPEEAGKAAAGLVKKADADGKGSIDAQALGRALNRRLAALQGGDAADDAGDFGPGMFMGPMLLDAADADKDGKLTPQEAEQAASGFVKKAAGAEKGLNAGALAAAVNASMPRPGGPGGPGGPGGPMGGGERKLVKKYDKDGDGRLNADERKAAVAGEKNSGGGRRGPGGFGPPGGFGGGEMGTPEPGAKVAKSDVKSFTGKKLYDPDVLRTIFLDFENDGWESEMSAFYKSDVEVPATLTVDGRAVKGVGVHFRGMSSYFTVPEGRKRSLNVSIDFTDKDARLEGYKTLNLLNAHEDSTFLHTVLYSEVARRYIPAPKANFVRVVINGESWGLYTNVQQFDKTFLAENYGTEEGSRWKVPGNPGADGGLGYKGEDLAPYKQRYELKSSKKNEDDAWKALVTLCRTLDQTPADQLEKALEPMLDIDGALKFLALDVVLVNGDGYWTRSSDYSIYLDPKGKFHVIPHDMNETFQGGGGFGPGGGGPGGRGGFGGGPGGPGGGPGGFGGGPGGPGGFGGGPPGGPGGPGGGFGPGGGPPGGPGGFGGPPPGGPEGFAGGPPPGGPGGFGGPPGGGQQGPGGFGPGPQGGGPGFGGGGRMGGRGGFGGGPGGFGGPPGFGSVELDPLVGIDGNNQRAPLRSKLLAVPALKARYLSYVKQIADKDLDWKTLGPIVSKYKTLIAPEIKADTKKLSSYEAFEAATASQPRSTTGAAAKQQRGRGPGGGMGLRDFADARRKYLLSLPAVRAAKAL; translated from the coding sequence ATGCCGACGGCCATCCTGCGTTTTCTGGCGTTCTCCGCCGCGGTCGTCGCGGGCGGGCTCGCCTACATCGGCTCGGAGTACAAGACGACCGACGGCGGCCTGGAGGCCGCCGAATTTCAGGATCCGCCGCCCGGCCCCGGCGGATTCGGACCTCCAGGGGGCCCCGGCCAGTTTGGACCGCCGGGCGGGCCCGGTGGATTCGGGCCCGGCGGAGGCGGACCGGGCGGATTCGGCCCTGGTGGAGGAGGAGGCCCCGGCACGTTCTTCGCCGGCGTCATTCTTGAGGCGGCCGACGCCGACCAGAACAACACGATCACGCCCGAGGAGGCCGGCAAGGCGGCCGCGGGGCTCGTCAAGAAGGCCGACGCCGACGGCAAGGGCTCGATCGACGCCCAGGCGCTGGGACGCGCGCTGAACCGTCGCCTGGCGGCCTTGCAGGGGGGGGACGCCGCCGACGACGCCGGCGACTTCGGCCCCGGGATGTTCATGGGGCCGATGCTCCTGGACGCCGCCGACGCCGACAAGGACGGCAAGCTGACGCCTCAGGAGGCTGAACAGGCCGCCTCGGGGTTCGTCAAGAAGGCCGCTGGTGCTGAGAAAGGGCTCAACGCCGGCGCCCTCGCCGCGGCCGTCAACGCGTCCATGCCTCGTCCCGGCGGGCCGGGAGGCCCCGGCGGCCCCGGCGGACCCATGGGAGGCGGCGAGCGCAAGCTCGTGAAGAAATACGACAAGGACGGCGACGGCCGACTCAACGCCGACGAGCGCAAGGCCGCCGTCGCGGGCGAGAAGAACTCCGGCGGCGGTCGACGCGGGCCGGGGGGCTTCGGACCTCCGGGAGGCTTCGGCGGCGGGGAGATGGGAACGCCCGAGCCCGGCGCCAAGGTCGCCAAGTCCGACGTCAAGTCGTTCACCGGCAAGAAGCTCTACGATCCGGACGTCCTCCGCACGATCTTCCTCGACTTTGAGAACGACGGCTGGGAGTCGGAGATGTCGGCCTTCTACAAGTCCGACGTCGAGGTCCCCGCGACGCTCACCGTCGACGGCCGGGCCGTCAAGGGAGTCGGCGTCCACTTTCGGGGTATGTCGTCGTACTTCACGGTTCCCGAGGGGCGCAAGCGGTCGCTCAACGTCTCGATCGACTTCACCGACAAGGACGCTCGGCTGGAAGGATACAAGACGCTCAACCTGTTGAACGCCCATGAGGACTCGACCTTTCTGCACACGGTCCTCTACTCAGAGGTCGCCCGCCGGTACATCCCCGCGCCGAAGGCGAACTTCGTCCGCGTGGTCATCAACGGCGAGAGCTGGGGGCTTTACACGAACGTCCAGCAGTTCGACAAGACGTTCCTGGCCGAGAACTACGGCACCGAGGAAGGCTCGCGCTGGAAGGTTCCGGGAAACCCCGGCGCCGACGGCGGGCTCGGCTACAAGGGGGAGGATCTCGCCCCTTACAAGCAGCGTTATGAGCTGAAGTCCTCCAAGAAGAACGAGGACGACGCCTGGAAGGCGCTCGTCACCCTCTGCCGGACGCTCGACCAGACCCCGGCCGACCAGCTTGAGAAGGCGCTGGAACCGATGCTCGACATCGACGGGGCGTTGAAGTTCCTGGCTCTCGACGTCGTCCTGGTCAACGGCGACGGCTACTGGACGCGCTCCAGCGACTACAGCATCTACCTCGATCCCAAGGGCAAATTCCACGTCATTCCCCACGACATGAACGAGACCTTCCAGGGCGGCGGCGGATTCGGGCCCGGTGGAGGCGGCCCGGGAGGCCGCGGCGGTTTTGGCGGCGGACCGGGCGGACCGGGCGGCGGCCCTGGTGGTTTCGGCGGTGGTCCCGGCGGCCCTGGTGGTTTCGGCGGTGGTCCTCCGGGAGGCCCTGGTGGTCCCGGCGGCGGATTCGGCCCTGGCGGTGGTCCTCCGGGAGGCCCTGGCGGCTTCGGCGGTCCTCCTCCGGGAGGTCCAGAAGGCTTTGCGGGCGGCCCGCCTCCGGGAGGCCCCGGCGGATTCGGCGGCCCTCCGGGCGGTGGTCAGCAGGGGCCGGGAGGCTTCGGTCCGGGACCGCAGGGCGGCGGGCCGGGCTTCGGAGGCGGCGGCCGGATGGGCGGTCGCGGCGGCTTCGGCGGCGGCCCCGGCGGATTCGGCGGCCCTCCGGGGTTCGGCAGCGTGGAACTCGACCCGCTGGTCGGGATCGACGGCAACAATCAGCGCGCTCCGCTGCGGAGCAAACTGCTGGCGGTCCCCGCGCTCAAGGCGCGATACCTCAGCTATGTGAAGCAGATCGCCGACAAGGATCTGGATTGGAAGACGCTCGGGCCGATCGTGTCGAAATACAAGACGCTCATCGCCCCCGAGATCAAGGCCGACACCAAGAAGCTCTCCAGCTATGAGGCCTTCGAGGCGGCCACCGCTTCCCAGCCTCGATCCACGACGGGGGCTGCCGCCAAGCAGCAGCGCGGTCGTGGGCCTGGCGGCGGCATGGGTCTTCGCGACTTCGCCGACGCCCGTCGCAAGTATCTCCTGAGCCTTCCGGCCGTTCGTGCGGCGAAGGCGCTTTGA
- a CDS encoding efflux RND transporter periplasmic adaptor subunit, with protein sequence MATVRERAIRPGPEPPTTVRTTVLRMESIAAGLSYHAAVKELRRAELSFRVSGTVESLLDVMGPDGKPHPIHEGDVIPDGASPVRLDPSDYRRERDTAAARLAASEARQAQAAAEADLARLDFGRVDRLARREASTAAELDSARTRDAAARASLKAAEREVDSARIAVAQAEADVSYCELAVPFKSATVAARYVDVGERVTVGQRALLVHDLSAVTIAFGVPDTLVGRVRLGETIDVSTDAAPAERFRGVVYKVAAAADPRTRTYEVEVRVDEPGGLRPGMIATVHLRRETQAALVPLSAVVPRPEGEGCDVFLVVEEGGRLVARRRPIVLADVVDDRVVVRLGEPGGLRLGDRVVVVGVQKLSDGRDVRLED encoded by the coding sequence GTGGCGACGGTGCGTGAGAGGGCTATCCGGCCGGGGCCGGAGCCGCCGACGACCGTGCGGACGACGGTTTTGAGGATGGAGTCGATCGCGGCGGGCCTGAGTTATCACGCGGCGGTGAAGGAGCTGAGGCGGGCCGAGTTGTCGTTCCGCGTTTCGGGGACGGTTGAGTCGCTTCTGGACGTGATGGGGCCGGACGGGAAGCCGCATCCCATCCACGAGGGGGACGTGATCCCGGACGGGGCGTCGCCGGTTCGGCTCGATCCCTCGGACTACCGCCGAGAACGGGATACGGCGGCGGCGCGGTTGGCGGCGTCGGAGGCCAGGCAGGCCCAGGCCGCGGCGGAAGCCGACCTGGCCCGACTCGACTTCGGGCGGGTCGACCGGCTCGCGAGGCGTGAGGCGTCGACGGCCGCCGAACTGGACTCGGCCCGGACGCGGGACGCGGCGGCCCGGGCCTCGCTCAAGGCCGCCGAACGCGAGGTCGACTCGGCGCGGATCGCCGTGGCTCAGGCCGAGGCGGACGTCTCCTACTGCGAGCTGGCCGTCCCGTTCAAGTCGGCGACGGTGGCCGCCCGCTACGTGGACGTGGGCGAACGGGTGACGGTGGGCCAGCGGGCGCTTTTGGTTCATGACCTTTCCGCCGTGACGATCGCCTTCGGCGTCCCGGATACGCTGGTCGGCCGGGTTCGGCTGGGCGAGACGATCGACGTCTCGACCGACGCAGCGCCGGCCGAGCGGTTCCGGGGCGTCGTTTACAAGGTCGCCGCCGCGGCCGACCCCCGGACGCGGACCTATGAAGTCGAGGTCCGCGTCGACGAGCCCGGGGGGCTTCGTCCGGGGATGATTGCGACCGTCCACCTGAGGCGGGAAACGCAGGCCGCGCTCGTTCCGCTGTCGGCCGTCGTGCCGAGGCCGGAGGGAGAAGGCTGCGACGTTTTTCTGGTCGTTGAGGAGGGGGGGCGGCTTGTCGCGCGTCGCCGACCGATCGTGCTGGCGGACGTCGTCGACGACCGCGTGGTGGTCCGGCTCGGCGAGCCCGGCGGCCTTCGCCTCGGCGATCGGGTGGTCGTCGTCGGCGTCCAGAAGCTCAGCGACGGCCGCGACGTTCGGCTGGAGGATTGA
- a CDS encoding aldo/keto reductase translates to MQKRKLGNSGLEVSAIGFGCMGVSFGYGTAMALEEGVALIRSAVEQGVTFFDTAEVYGPYTNEEVVGEALAPFRDRVVIATKFGFNLDPNLDPRGMKGRPGLNSRPERIREAVEGSLKRLKTDVIDLLYQHRVDPEVPIEDVAGTVKELIQAGKVKHFGLSEAGANTIRRAHAVQPVAALQSEYSLWWRKPEEEIVPTLEELGIGFVPFSPLGKGFLTGKIDEKTELSSTDFRSTIPRFAPENRKANAAFVDLLAEVAGRKGATPAQIALAWLLAQKPWIVPIPGTTKLLRLQENLGAADVELTADDLREIEAAASQIHVQGARYPEHLEQMTGR, encoded by the coding sequence ATGCAAAAGCGAAAGCTTGGGAACTCGGGCCTGGAAGTTTCGGCGATTGGATTCGGCTGCATGGGGGTGAGCTTCGGCTACGGTACGGCCATGGCCCTGGAGGAGGGCGTCGCGCTGATCCGGTCGGCCGTCGAACAGGGCGTGACGTTCTTCGATACGGCCGAGGTTTACGGTCCCTACACGAACGAGGAAGTCGTCGGCGAGGCGCTCGCTCCGTTCCGAGACCGGGTGGTCATCGCCACCAAATTCGGGTTCAACCTCGACCCGAACCTCGACCCCCGCGGCATGAAAGGGCGGCCGGGATTGAACAGCCGTCCCGAACGCATCCGGGAGGCCGTGGAAGGGTCGCTCAAGCGGCTGAAGACCGACGTGATCGACCTGCTGTACCAGCATCGCGTCGATCCCGAAGTGCCGATTGAGGACGTGGCGGGGACCGTGAAGGAGTTGATCCAGGCCGGCAAGGTCAAGCACTTCGGCCTCTCCGAGGCGGGGGCGAACACCATCCGCCGTGCGCACGCGGTCCAGCCGGTCGCCGCGTTGCAGAGCGAGTACTCCCTGTGGTGGCGAAAGCCCGAGGAAGAGATCGTCCCGACGCTCGAAGAACTCGGCATCGGCTTCGTGCCGTTCAGTCCGCTCGGCAAGGGGTTCCTCACGGGGAAGATCGACGAGAAGACCGAGCTGTCGAGCACCGATTTTCGGAGCACCATCCCTCGCTTCGCGCCGGAGAACCGGAAGGCGAACGCGGCGTTCGTCGATCTCCTCGCCGAGGTCGCCGGCCGCAAGGGGGCGACGCCCGCCCAGATCGCCCTGGCGTGGCTCCTGGCCCAGAAGCCGTGGATCGTCCCCATCCCGGGCACGACGAAGCTCCTTCGACTGCAGGAGAACCTCGGCGCGGCGGACGTTGAACTCACCGCCGACGACCTTCGCGAGATCGAAGCCGCCGCTTCCCAGATCCACGTGCAGGGAGCGCGCTATCCCGAGCACCTGGAACAGATGACCGGCCGATGA
- a CDS encoding TetR/AcrR family transcriptional regulator — translation MKLKPSRLDQGRFGRHNPVMSTSIRKQRELRARENALLDVARRLLIEQGYAGLTMDRVAEATEYSKWIVYQHFASKEDLVAALLIQSTEHRLELLAKARSFQGRSRERLLAMGVADELFARRHPYAFRSEQIVHMADLGERASAERREAMDRQDDLIAGWIREIVEEAVAAGDLIIPPGQTPGHVVFNLLAMVVGVHGFMVNRPRMLAGLVADDPLVALRSGCHVVADGLGWRPLGSEWDYEASYQRVLREVFGEASS, via the coding sequence TTGAAGTTGAAGCCGAGCCGGCTCGACCAGGGCCGGTTCGGCCGTCATAATCCGGTCATGAGTACGTCGATCCGCAAACAGCGAGAGCTTCGCGCCCGGGAGAACGCCCTCCTGGACGTCGCGCGCCGTCTGCTGATCGAGCAGGGATACGCCGGGCTGACGATGGATCGCGTCGCCGAGGCGACCGAGTACTCCAAGTGGATCGTCTACCAGCATTTCGCCTCCAAGGAGGATCTGGTCGCGGCCTTGCTGATCCAGAGCACGGAGCATCGACTCGAGTTGCTCGCCAAGGCGCGAAGCTTTCAGGGTCGCAGCCGTGAACGGCTCCTGGCGATGGGGGTCGCGGACGAGCTGTTCGCGCGTCGCCACCCCTACGCCTTCCGTTCCGAGCAGATCGTCCACATGGCCGACCTGGGGGAACGAGCCTCGGCCGAGCGTCGCGAGGCCATGGATCGTCAGGACGACCTCATCGCCGGCTGGATTCGCGAGATCGTCGAGGAAGCGGTCGCCGCCGGCGACCTGATCATCCCTCCCGGCCAAACCCCCGGGCATGTCGTCTTCAATCTGCTGGCGATGGTCGTCGGGGTGCACGGATTCATGGTCAATCGCCCCCGGATGCTCGCCGGGCTCGTCGCCGACGATCCGCTCGTCGCCCTCCGCTCCGGCTGCCACGTCGTGGCGGACGGCCTCGGTTGGCGTCCGCTTGGGAGCGAATGGGACTACGAAGCCTCCTATCAACGCGTCCTGCGCGAGGTTTTCGGCGAAGCCTCGTCTTGA
- a CDS encoding AraC family transcriptional regulator, whose amino-acid sequence MEDGNDDRSRLARLLDEIAVNEGVQPTPVDGVRVLRRSHTLARAPIVYDPRIIIVGQGRKRAYLGDQVYTYDPLNYLVLSVPMPAECEAEATPEEPILVVTIDVDPAMLGEMLLEMDEPSPPLSITPRGISSTPMSDELIGAVVRLLECLKSPIDSRILGRQTVREIVYRVLLGEQGGALRALASRDDHFARIARVVKYIHAEYARPLGAEELARRAGMSLSVFHHHFKLVTASSPLQYLKRIRLDHARRLMAHDGHNASTAARAVGYESASQFSREFKRLFGATPVEEAEQTRARLIAG is encoded by the coding sequence ATGGAAGACGGGAACGACGACCGCAGCCGGCTGGCCAGGCTGCTCGACGAGATCGCCGTGAACGAGGGAGTGCAGCCGACGCCCGTCGACGGCGTGCGCGTTCTGCGACGTTCCCACACGCTGGCCCGCGCTCCGATCGTCTACGACCCGCGGATCATCATCGTCGGCCAGGGCCGGAAGCGGGCCTATCTTGGCGATCAGGTCTACACGTACGACCCGTTGAACTATCTTGTCCTGTCCGTCCCCATGCCGGCCGAATGCGAGGCCGAGGCGACCCCTGAGGAGCCGATCCTCGTCGTCACCATCGACGTCGATCCGGCGATGCTCGGCGAGATGCTTCTGGAGATGGACGAGCCCTCGCCGCCGCTCTCAATCACGCCTCGGGGGATTTCCTCGACCCCCATGAGCGATGAGTTGATCGGGGCGGTCGTGCGGCTGCTCGAATGCCTCAAGAGCCCGATCGACAGCCGCATCCTCGGCCGCCAGACGGTCCGCGAGATCGTCTATCGCGTCCTCCTCGGCGAACAGGGGGGCGCCCTGCGCGCGTTAGCGAGCCGCGACGACCACTTCGCCCGGATCGCCCGGGTGGTGAAGTACATCCACGCTGAGTACGCCCGACCGCTCGGCGCCGAGGAGCTTGCGAGACGCGCGGGGATGAGCCTGTCGGTCTTCCACCACCACTTCAAGCTGGTGACGGCCAGCTCGCCGCTCCAGTACCTGAAGCGGATCCGGCTCGACCACGCGCGACGTCTCATGGCTCACGACGGCCACAACGCCAGCACCGCCGCCCGCGCCGTCGGCTATGAGAGCGCCTCGCAGTTCAGCCGGGAGTTCAAACGCCTCTTCGGCGCGACCCCCGTCGAGGAGGCCGAACAGACGCGGGCTCGACTCATCGCTGGATGA
- the gloA2 gene encoding SMU1112c/YaeR family gloxylase I-like metalloprotein, with translation MRLERIHHAAIICSDYQTSRRFYAEILGLAVVREVHRRERNSYKLDLALPDGSQIELFSFPDPPPRPSYPEARGLRHLAFATPDLDEAVRELEAKGVTVEPVRVDEHTGRRFTFFADPDGLPLELYEE, from the coding sequence ATGCGGCTCGAACGTATCCATCACGCGGCGATCATCTGTTCGGACTACCAGACCTCCCGGCGGTTCTACGCGGAGATCCTCGGACTCGCCGTCGTCCGCGAGGTCCACCGCCGCGAACGGAACTCGTACAAGCTCGACCTGGCCCTGCCCGACGGCTCGCAGATCGAGCTTTTCTCCTTCCCCGACCCGCCCCCGCGCCCGAGCTACCCGGAAGCCCGCGGCCTCCGCCACCTGGCCTTCGCCACGCCCGACCTCGACGAGGCCGTCCGCGAGTTGGAGGCGAAAGGCGTGACCGTTGAGCCCGTCCGCGTCGACGAGCACACCGGCCGGCGGTTCACGTTCTTCGCCGATCCCGACGGCCTCCCCCTGGAGTTGTATGAGGAGTGA
- a CDS encoding efflux RND transporter permease subunit: MNGELPERRMTVAQFFVYKRPIAWTLLITTALWGAYAYLAMPQRQDPLIQIRSGLVLTSYPGAGADEVELELTRKVEKTLAENPAVQHVRSISRQDLSVVFVDLYDSVKDAEKVWHDLDAKLAAMSSDLPTVGGAPLRPRLDKDFGDTVAVMLTLSSPSVTDFEIERRAEVVARRLAEARQARPEGLRDRRASGVVVHPAGFDPGLVERLARSFLRDLADQGLAEDGVFVGLAGAGAIDFRMAEGVDHARLAAELERWCAETLGGGLGQPDVWPPVVVESLDDLAGELKRRCRDEPGGVARYSYEELRRFADQVQDRLRQSSRVGRIEQLGVVNEAVYLYLGGRRFGSSGLDLESLGRLLAARNVDVPGGRVDLREGSLVVKPTGKLAEASDLADVVVDVVDGYPVYLRDLAEIVRGYENPPRSLNFRTVKESSAPRTARALTLAVRHVKGTHIADFSRDVDEALESLRGVLPEDLRIERTSDEPQRVERKIHEFDDCLIEAVVIVVLVALVFMEWRSALLVAVSIPLTLAMTLGICAAMGIDLQQVSIAALIIALGLLVDDPVVAGDAINREMAHGEPRDVAAWLGPQKLARAILYATITNCVAFLPLLLVTGVVGEFIYSLPVVVTASLVASRIVSMTFIPMLGRLMLRGQLGLEAGLAGGTRGARFARAYNGLSEICMEYRWSALAVCLIALGGAMSLIPLIGTSFFPKDLHTVFTVELFLTEGTPIRTTTAEAMRAIAAIDGIIGPDVESYTTFVGAGGPRFWLSVVPEPAAPSYAQIMVHARDRRRTGALAARLKHELPPQVAAARVRVNQLETGPPIGVPVQVRLTGPDVAVLRRLGDEVKAMMRERPGAIDVQDDWDPEILRLSLQIDADRANAAGVTNESVARLIHGAVSGETVTSIRDRDRLIPVVLKLRPDERSRLVDLSTLSVPARDGSRAPLDQIAVFRPEAAAPKIARRDHERCLTVKCDAGDGVLPSRIVERLESRLAEAAPNWPAGYRYAFGGEKEEQAKGFASMRVAMIVSILAIYLALVMQFNSAAKPLVVFAAVPFGMAGGLMGLLLFDVPLGFFALLGLSSLAGVIVSHVIVLFEYIEEAHEHGLPLRRAVIDAALVRLRPVLVTVLATVGGLIPLAVRGGPLWEPLCYVQIVGLLLATLVTKVVVPVIYVIFVEDLHLIRWDPPQSRA; this comes from the coding sequence GTGAACGGTGAGTTGCCAGAGCGTCGGATGACGGTCGCCCAGTTCTTCGTCTACAAGAGGCCGATCGCGTGGACCCTGCTCATCACCACCGCCTTGTGGGGAGCCTACGCCTATCTGGCGATGCCCCAGCGGCAGGATCCCCTCATCCAGATCCGCAGCGGCCTGGTCCTGACCTCCTACCCCGGCGCGGGGGCTGACGAGGTCGAGCTGGAGCTGACGCGCAAGGTCGAGAAGACGCTCGCCGAGAACCCGGCGGTCCAGCACGTCCGCTCCATCAGCCGGCAGGATCTCTCGGTCGTCTTCGTGGACCTCTACGACTCCGTCAAGGACGCCGAGAAGGTGTGGCACGACCTCGACGCCAAGCTGGCCGCGATGTCGTCCGATCTGCCGACCGTCGGCGGCGCGCCGCTTCGGCCCAGGCTCGACAAGGATTTCGGCGACACTGTGGCGGTGATGCTCACCCTCTCCTCGCCGTCAGTGACGGATTTCGAGATCGAACGTCGGGCGGAGGTTGTCGCGCGGCGGTTGGCCGAGGCGCGGCAGGCTCGACCTGAGGGCCTGCGCGATCGGCGGGCGAGCGGAGTCGTGGTCCATCCGGCGGGGTTCGATCCCGGGCTGGTCGAGCGTCTGGCGCGCTCGTTCCTCCGCGATCTGGCCGACCAGGGCCTGGCCGAGGACGGCGTCTTCGTGGGCCTGGCCGGCGCGGGCGCCATCGATTTCCGCATGGCGGAAGGCGTCGATCACGCCCGTCTGGCCGCCGAGTTGGAGCGCTGGTGCGCTGAGACCCTCGGCGGCGGCCTGGGCCAACCCGACGTCTGGCCCCCCGTCGTCGTCGAATCGCTCGACGATCTGGCCGGGGAGTTGAAGCGGCGATGTCGGGACGAGCCGGGCGGGGTGGCCCGCTACTCCTACGAGGAACTCCGGCGATTCGCCGATCAGGTCCAGGACCGGCTGAGGCAATCGTCGCGAGTGGGGAGGATCGAGCAACTCGGCGTCGTGAACGAGGCCGTCTACCTCTACCTGGGGGGCCGGCGGTTCGGTTCCTCGGGCCTGGACCTGGAGTCGCTCGGCCGCTTGCTGGCGGCGCGCAACGTCGACGTCCCCGGCGGTCGGGTCGACCTGCGCGAGGGGAGCCTGGTGGTGAAGCCCACCGGCAAGCTGGCGGAGGCGTCCGACCTGGCCGACGTGGTGGTCGACGTCGTCGACGGCTATCCCGTGTATCTCCGCGACCTCGCCGAGATCGTCCGGGGTTACGAGAATCCGCCGCGATCGCTCAATTTCCGCACGGTCAAGGAGTCGTCGGCGCCGAGGACCGCACGCGCCCTCACGCTGGCCGTCCGACACGTGAAGGGGACGCACATCGCCGACTTCTCGCGCGACGTCGACGAGGCGTTGGAGTCGCTCCGAGGCGTCCTGCCCGAGGACCTCCGGATTGAGCGGACGAGCGACGAGCCGCAGCGCGTCGAGCGGAAGATCCATGAGTTCGACGACTGCCTGATCGAGGCCGTCGTGATCGTGGTGCTGGTGGCCCTGGTCTTCATGGAGTGGCGGAGCGCCCTGCTGGTGGCCGTCTCGATCCCGCTCACCCTGGCGATGACCCTGGGGATCTGCGCCGCGATGGGGATCGACCTGCAGCAGGTCTCGATCGCTGCGCTGATCATCGCTCTGGGGTTGCTGGTGGACGACCCGGTCGTCGCGGGCGACGCGATCAATCGCGAGATGGCCCACGGCGAGCCCCGCGACGTGGCGGCCTGGCTCGGGCCTCAGAAGCTGGCTCGGGCGATCCTCTACGCCACCATCACCAACTGCGTGGCCTTCCTGCCGCTCCTGCTGGTGACGGGGGTGGTCGGCGAGTTCATCTACTCGCTGCCCGTCGTCGTCACGGCCTCGCTGGTGGCCAGCCGGATCGTGTCGATGACGTTCATCCCGATGCTCGGCCGGCTCATGCTTCGGGGACAGTTGGGCCTGGAGGCGGGGCTCGCCGGCGGGACTCGGGGGGCGCGGTTCGCCCGCGCCTACAACGGCCTCTCCGAGATCTGCATGGAATACCGGTGGTCGGCGCTGGCGGTCTGCCTGATCGCCCTGGGAGGGGCGATGAGCCTGATTCCGCTGATCGGCACGAGCTTCTTTCCCAAGGACCTGCACACGGTCTTCACCGTCGAGCTGTTCCTGACCGAGGGGACGCCCATCCGGACGACCACCGCCGAGGCCATGCGCGCGATCGCCGCGATCGACGGGATCATCGGGCCGGACGTCGAGTCGTATACGACCTTCGTGGGGGCGGGGGGGCCGCGATTCTGGCTCTCAGTCGTACCGGAGCCGGCGGCACCGAGCTACGCCCAGATCATGGTCCATGCCCGCGACCGTCGTCGCACGGGCGCCCTGGCCGCCCGTCTGAAGCACGAATTGCCGCCGCAGGTCGCCGCCGCCCGCGTGCGGGTGAATCAACTGGAGACCGGGCCTCCCATCGGCGTTCCGGTCCAGGTGCGTCTCACCGGTCCTGACGTCGCGGTGCTCCGCCGCCTGGGTGACGAGGTGAAGGCCATGATGCGCGAGCGGCCCGGCGCCATCGACGTGCAGGACGACTGGGACCCGGAGATCCTCCGGCTTTCGTTGCAGATCGACGCCGATCGCGCCAACGCGGCCGGCGTGACGAATGAGTCGGTGGCCCGGTTGATCCACGGGGCGGTCTCGGGGGAGACGGTCACGTCGATCCGCGATCGAGACCGACTGATCCCCGTCGTCCTGAAGCTTCGCCCCGACGAGCGGAGCCGACTCGTCGACCTCTCGACGCTCAGCGTCCCGGCTCGCGACGGTTCGCGGGCGCCCCTCGATCAGATCGCCGTGTTCCGTCCTGAGGCCGCCGCCCCGAAGATCGCCCGCCGCGATCACGAGCGCTGTTTGACCGTCAAGTGCGACGCCGGCGACGGCGTGCTCCCCAGCCGCATCGTCGAACGGCTGGAGAGCCGGCTGGCCGAGGCCGCTCCCAACTGGCCGGCGGGATACCGCTACGCCTTCGGCGGAGAGAAGGAAGAGCAGGCGAAGGGGTTCGCCTCGATGCGAGTGGCGATGATCGTCTCGATTCTCGCCATCTACCTGGCCCTGGTGATGCAGTTCAACAGCGCGGCGAAACCGCTGGTGGTCTTCGCGGCGGTCCCGTTCGGGATGGCGGGCGGGTTGATGGGGCTCTTGCTGTTCGACGTTCCCCTGGGGTTCTTCGCACTGCTCGGGCTGTCGTCGCTGGCCGGCGTGATCGTCAGCCACGTCATCGTCCTCTTCGAGTACATCGAGGAGGCTCACGAGCACGGACTCCCCTTGCGGCGGGCGGTGATCGACGCCGCTTTGGTCCGGCTGCGGCCCGTCCTGGTGACGGTCCTCGCCACCGTGGGGGGCCTGATCCCCCTGGCCGTGCGCGGGGGGCCGCTCTGGGAACCGCTCTGCTACGTCCAGATCGTCGGCCTGTTGCTGGCCACGCTGGTGACGAAGGTCGTGGTCCCGGTGATTTACGTCATCTTCGTCGAGGACCTTCACTTGATCCGCTGGGATCCTCCCCAGTCCCGCGCCTGA